In Devosia beringensis, a single window of DNA contains:
- the frr gene encoding ribosome recycling factor — translation MAYDLTDIKTRMQKSITSLKDELAGLRTGRASASLLEPVTVEAYGSRTPLNQVATVTVPEARMLSVQVWDRSLANAVEKAIRDSGLGLNPMGEGQIIRVPLPELNEERRRDLTKVAHNYAEAARVAVRHIRRDGMDALKKAEKDGDMAQDDARAQSDLVQKATDAAVTEIDHVVAAKEAEIMQV, via the coding sequence ATGGCCTACGACCTCACTGACATCAAAACCCGCATGCAGAAGTCCATCACCTCTCTCAAGGACGAGCTGGCGGGCCTGCGCACGGGACGCGCCAGCGCGAGCCTGCTCGAACCCGTGACCGTGGAGGCCTATGGCTCGCGCACGCCGCTCAACCAGGTGGCGACGGTGACGGTGCCCGAGGCGCGCATGCTCAGCGTCCAGGTCTGGGACCGCAGCCTCGCCAATGCCGTGGAAAAGGCCATTCGCGACAGCGGGCTGGGCCTCAATCCCATGGGCGAGGGGCAGATCATCCGCGTGCCGCTGCCCGAGCTCAATGAAGAGCGCCGCCGCGACCTGACCAAGGTCGCGCACAATTATGCCGAAGCCGCCCGCGTGGCGGTGCGCCATATCCGCCGTGACGGCATGGACGCGCTCAAGAAGGCGGAAAAGGACGGCGACATGGCCCAGGACGATGCGCGCGCGCAGTCCGACCTGGTGCAGAAGGCTACCGATGCCGCCGTGACCGAGATCGACCACGTCGTGGCGGCCAAAGAAGCCGAAATCATGCAGGTTTAA
- a CDS encoding isoprenyl transferase — translation MSIDPAIAADPAQRAALRVPTHLGVIMDGNGRWATARGKRRTEGHIEGVKALRSMVELCITYGVKYLTVFSFSSENWSRPREEVAFIFNLLRRFVASDLQRLIRNNVKVRIIGTRVGLEPSLVRLIDDVEAKTADNTGLVLVVAFNYGAKAEIVDATRWIAREVAAGRLAPDDIDEATVEAALYTAGLPDPDLILRTSGEQRISNFLLWQAAYAEFVFVDEHWPDFNEASFVRVLETYAQRERRFGGTGAAQS, via the coding sequence ATGTCGATTGATCCAGCCATCGCCGCCGACCCCGCGCAACGTGCAGCTCTGCGCGTGCCGACGCATCTGGGCGTCATCATGGATGGCAATGGACGCTGGGCCACGGCGCGGGGCAAGCGCCGCACCGAGGGGCATATCGAGGGCGTCAAGGCGCTCCGCAGCATGGTCGAGCTGTGCATCACCTATGGGGTGAAATACCTCACCGTGTTCAGCTTCTCGTCGGAGAACTGGTCACGCCCGCGCGAAGAAGTCGCGTTCATCTTCAACCTGCTGCGCCGCTTTGTTGCGTCCGATCTGCAGCGGTTGATCCGCAACAATGTCAAGGTGCGCATCATCGGCACGCGGGTGGGCCTCGAGCCTTCGCTGGTGCGGCTGATCGATGATGTCGAGGCCAAAACGGCGGACAATACCGGGCTGGTGCTGGTGGTGGCGTTCAACTATGGCGCCAAGGCGGAAATCGTCGACGCCACCCGCTGGATTGCCCGCGAGGTTGCAGCCGGGCGGCTGGCGCCTGACGACATTGATGAGGCCACCGTGGAGGCGGCGCTCTATACGGCAGGCCTGCCTGACCCCGACCTGATCCTGCGCACCAGCGGCGAGCAGCGCATTTCCAATTTCCTGCTCTGGCAGGCGGCCTATGCCGAGTTCGTCTTTGTCGACGAGCACTGGCCCGATTTCAACGAGGCCAGCTTTGTGCGGGTGCTCGAGACCTATGCGCAGCGCGAGCGGCGCTTCGGCGGGACAGGGGCGGCACAATCTTGA
- a CDS encoding phosphatidate cytidylyltransferase — MSEPGNRVPEPSGERRRLWSDLGPRLMSASVLIALTAAALLVGSYFFAAVVGAVFAGAYREWETMVSRAPLTSTGMVLIGLVALSGLVFPLWGAWSSVAVIAIACVIALVARGEGMWWRVLGLSLYGAIIIAALAMRGDSFAGVWAGVYLGTVVWMTDSAAFFAGRQIGGEKLAPDISPGKTWSGALGGLALGTGAGLVVWVLVTDSPWWIGLLLSAVISVLGQLGDLSESAVKRHFRVKDSGDIIPGHGGLMDRLDSLTFGVLLVLLIGWLHADFGSVAQGLLYW; from the coding sequence TTGAGTGAACCCGGCAATCGCGTGCCTGAGCCGTCCGGGGAGCGCCGCCGCCTGTGGTCCGACCTGGGGCCGCGCCTGATGTCGGCCTCGGTGCTGATCGCCCTGACCGCTGCCGCCCTTCTGGTGGGCAGCTATTTCTTTGCTGCCGTGGTGGGGGCGGTGTTTGCCGGCGCCTATCGCGAATGGGAGACCATGGTGTCGCGTGCGCCGTTGACCAGCACCGGCATGGTGCTGATTGGCCTTGTTGCGCTGTCGGGCCTGGTATTCCCGCTCTGGGGCGCCTGGAGCAGTGTTGCGGTGATCGCGATCGCCTGTGTCATCGCGCTGGTCGCCCGCGGCGAGGGCATGTGGTGGCGCGTGCTGGGCCTGAGCCTTTATGGCGCCATCATCATTGCGGCCTTGGCCATGCGGGGCGACAGCTTTGCCGGGGTCTGGGCCGGGGTCTATCTGGGCACCGTGGTGTGGATGACCGATTCGGCCGCTTTCTTTGCCGGCAGGCAGATCGGCGGCGAAAAGCTGGCGCCCGATATTTCGCCGGGCAAGACCTGGTCTGGCGCGCTGGGCGGGCTGGCGCTGGGGACGGGGGCCGGGCTGGTGGTCTGGGTGCTCGTGACGGATTCGCCGTGGTGGATCGGTCTCCTCCTCTCGGCCGTCATCAGCGTGCTGGGACAGCTGGGCGATCTCAGCGAAAGCGCGGTCAAGCGGCATTTCCGCGTCAAGGACAGCGGCGACATCATTCCGGGCCATGGCGGCTTGATGGATCGGCTCGACAGCCTCACATTCGGCGTCTTGCTGGTGCTGCTGATTGGCTGGCTGCATGCAGACTTCGGGTCGGTCGCCCAGGGACTGCTCTACTGGTAG
- the rseP gene encoding RIP metalloprotease RseP yields the protein MFEIFAWPFANLYWLLTYVVPFLAVLTVIVFVHEMGHYLVARWNGIAIQTFSIGFGREVFGWKDKAGTRWRLSAVPLGGYVRFVGDMDAASTPDNEAIANADPELAPRLFANKNVWQRIAVVAAGPAANVILTFVILYALLLGYGRYTIPPVVGEVIAGSPAQAAGIAPGDVIVSVDGYVVRGFEDFQRMVATSPERDVTVVLERGGATETLVVLPEATEVEDRFGNMQRIGRIGVSRDVEQTDVTLYRPGPIEAIGMTTEEIRFIVQRTGAFLGDFFVGRGDVEQLGGPIKVAKVSGEVATLGIIALINLTALLSLNIGIFNLLPVPMLDGGHLMYYLVEAVRGRPLSMKVQEIGFRIGFALVLSLMVFTLFNDTLFAHLGILR from the coding sequence ATGTTCGAAATTTTCGCCTGGCCCTTCGCGAACCTTTACTGGCTGCTGACCTATGTGGTGCCGTTCCTGGCGGTGCTGACGGTGATCGTCTTCGTGCACGAGATGGGGCACTACCTGGTGGCGCGCTGGAACGGCATTGCCATCCAGACCTTTTCCATCGGCTTTGGCCGCGAAGTGTTCGGCTGGAAGGACAAGGCGGGGACGCGCTGGCGGCTGTCGGCGGTGCCGCTGGGCGGCTATGTGCGCTTTGTCGGCGACATGGATGCGGCCAGCACGCCGGACAACGAAGCCATCGCCAATGCCGATCCCGAGCTGGCACCCAGGCTGTTTGCCAACAAGAACGTCTGGCAGCGCATCGCGGTCGTCGCGGCCGGGCCGGCAGCCAATGTCATCCTGACCTTCGTCATTCTCTACGCCCTGCTGCTGGGCTATGGGCGCTACACCATTCCGCCCGTGGTCGGCGAGGTCATTGCCGGTTCACCGGCCCAAGCGGCCGGCATAGCGCCTGGCGACGTCATCGTTTCGGTAGACGGCTATGTCGTGCGTGGCTTTGAGGATTTCCAGCGCATGGTGGCCACCAGCCCCGAGCGCGACGTGACGGTTGTGCTCGAACGGGGCGGGGCGACCGAGACGCTGGTGGTGCTGCCCGAGGCCACCGAGGTGGAAGACCGCTTCGGCAATATGCAGCGGATCGGCCGAATCGGGGTGAGCAGGGACGTCGAGCAGACCGATGTGACGCTCTATCGGCCCGGTCCGATCGAGGCGATCGGCATGACGACCGAGGAAATCCGCTTCATCGTGCAGCGCACCGGCGCCTTTCTGGGCGACTTCTTTGTCGGCCGCGGCGATGTCGAACAGCTGGGCGGACCAATCAAGGTGGCCAAGGTTTCCGGCGAAGTGGCGACTCTGGGGATTATCGCACTCATAAATTTGACGGCGCTGCTCTCGCTAAATATCGGGATATTCAATCTTTTGCCTGTACCCATGCTCGACGGCGGCCACCTCATGTATTATCTGGTTGAAGCTGTGAGAGGGCGTCCGCTCAGCATGAAAGTTCAGGAGATCGGCTTCCGCATCGGATTTGCCCTTGTCTTGAGTTTGATGGTGTTTACGCTCTTTAATGATACGCTCTTTGCGCATCTCGGGATCCTTCGTTAA
- the bamA gene encoding outer membrane protein assembly factor BamA: MIHPTKLMRGAFLALAILGSASLAGPGIPLVGVATAQAQEQLVGSVLFEGNRRFTDKQLLGMVDVSASGIFTQSRLASDIESIRQAYDGEGFLSVSVTSRTEALPDGRVRVVFVVNEGNRAGIAAINFTGNNSLSAGNLKGAMLTKETGILSWLLKDDGYDERKLAVDRERVRLYYANRGYPDAQVTSVGEYDAARNAYFVNFTISEGQKYEFSDVGIETSIAGLNTDVLKGTVQTGKGSRYSVDDLQSTIEDMSYEATTQGYSFADVRARLDRDVANGTFKVTYLVDEGPRVYVERVNITGNTKTRDFVIRRELEFAEGDPFNRALVVRGRNNIDELGFFSAVSVTTAAGSAPDKVVINVAVTEDSTGEYGATAGYSTSDGILGELSLTERNFLGRGQYLRAAVGASQAGRTFDFSFTEPRFMGLKVSAGVDAYHRISEETTTTFYGSQATGGQFRLGIPLTSDLSATVFAGGEHKVIKDNADNPAYRSSLVVDGQEFNKAFVGYTLTWNGVDDVKKPTEGLYATFTQQYIGWDHNLIKSEARARYFVPVLEDAGLVASLKGQAGVINDMSGNGVHAVEAFNPGTSLIRGFEGRGLGPRLNSGEYLGATMYAGISAEVSFPIPALPESYGLSGALWADAAWVDGLPRTGTGAAANTGVNGASQDTPWRTSIGASLIWDSPFGPLRGDVAHVLSKSSADRTQVFQLSLQTLL; the protein is encoded by the coding sequence ATGATCCACCCCACCAAGTTGATGCGCGGCGCGTTCCTGGCGCTGGCGATACTGGGCTCAGCTTCGCTCGCAGGTCCCGGCATCCCACTTGTTGGTGTTGCGACGGCCCAGGCCCAAGAGCAGCTGGTTGGCTCGGTTCTGTTCGAGGGCAATCGGCGCTTCACCGACAAGCAGTTGCTGGGCATGGTTGATGTGTCGGCCTCCGGCATCTTCACCCAGAGCCGCCTGGCTTCCGACATCGAGAGCATCCGCCAGGCCTATGATGGCGAGGGCTTCCTTTCCGTATCGGTGACGTCGCGGACCGAGGCTCTGCCTGATGGCCGTGTCCGCGTTGTCTTCGTGGTCAACGAAGGCAATCGCGCGGGTATCGCAGCGATCAACTTCACGGGTAACAATTCACTGTCGGCCGGCAACCTCAAGGGTGCCATGCTGACCAAGGAAACCGGCATCCTGAGCTGGCTGCTCAAGGATGACGGCTATGACGAGCGCAAGCTTGCTGTCGATCGCGAGCGCGTCCGCCTGTACTACGCCAATCGCGGTTATCCTGATGCGCAGGTGACCTCGGTCGGCGAGTATGATGCGGCCCGCAATGCCTACTTCGTCAACTTCACCATCAGTGAAGGCCAGAAGTACGAATTCTCCGACGTCGGCATCGAGACCAGCATTGCCGGTCTCAATACCGATGTGCTCAAGGGCACCGTTCAGACCGGCAAGGGTAGCCGCTATTCGGTCGATGATCTGCAGTCGACAATCGAGGACATGTCCTACGAAGCGACGACGCAGGGCTATTCCTTCGCCGACGTCCGGGCCCGCCTGGATCGTGATGTTGCCAACGGTACCTTCAAGGTCACCTATCTGGTCGATGAAGGCCCACGGGTCTATGTCGAGCGGGTCAACATTACCGGCAATACCAAGACACGTGACTTTGTCATCCGTCGTGAACTGGAGTTCGCTGAAGGCGACCCCTTCAATCGTGCACTGGTGGTTCGTGGCCGCAACAATATCGACGAACTGGGCTTCTTCTCCGCCGTTAGCGTGACGACGGCAGCTGGCTCGGCTCCCGACAAGGTTGTGATCAACGTTGCCGTGACCGAAGACTCGACAGGCGAATATGGTGCGACGGCTGGTTACTCGACCTCCGACGGCATCCTGGGCGAACTGTCGCTGACGGAACGGAACTTCCTGGGTCGTGGCCAGTATCTGCGGGCTGCCGTGGGTGCATCGCAGGCCGGTCGCACCTTTGACTTCTCGTTCACCGAGCCCCGCTTCATGGGTCTCAAGGTGTCGGCTGGCGTGGATGCCTATCATCGCATCAGCGAAGAGACGACGACTACGTTCTATGGTTCGCAGGCTACCGGCGGTCAGTTCCGCCTTGGCATCCCGCTGACCTCCGACCTGTCGGCCACGGTGTTTGCCGGCGGTGAGCACAAGGTCATCAAGGACAATGCCGACAATCCGGCATACCGTTCGTCGCTGGTGGTTGACGGTCAGGAATTCAACAAGGCATTTGTTGGCTATACCCTGACCTGGAATGGCGTCGATGACGTTAAGAAGCCAACCGAGGGTCTCTATGCGACCTTCACCCAGCAGTATATCGGCTGGGATCACAACCTGATCAAATCGGAAGCCCGTGCCCGTTATTTCGTGCCCGTGCTGGAAGATGCCGGTCTGGTGGCGAGCCTGAAGGGTCAGGCTGGCGTGATCAACGACATGAGCGGCAATGGCGTGCATGCGGTTGAGGCGTTCAATCCTGGTACCTCGCTGATCCGTGGCTTTGAAGGCCGTGGTCTCGGGCCGCGCCTGAATAGCGGCGAATATCTCGGCGCCACCATGTATGCTGGCATCTCGGCCGAGGTGAGCTTCCCGATCCCGGCCCTGCCGGAAAGCTACGGGCTGAGCGGTGCGCTCTGGGCCGATGCGGCCTGGGTTGACGGTCTGCCGCGTACCGGCACCGGCGCTGCGGCTAACACGGGTGTCAATGGCGCCAGCCAGGACACGCCATGGCGGACGTCGATCGGCGCCTCGCTGATCTGGGATAGCCCGTTTGGCCCGCTGCGTGGTGACGTTGCTCACGTGCTGAGCAAGTCTTCCGCTGATCGTACGCAGGTCTTCCAGCTGTCGCTGCAGACTCTGCTCTAG
- the lpxD gene encoding UDP-3-O-(3-hydroxymyristoyl)glucosamine N-acyltransferase, producing MVDIRFHRFAGPATVGTILTALGRGDLLAGLTDPDFAIAGVTDLDTAGPGDLVLAAHASYAEALRATAAGLVIVLPALLESVPEGSLALVSDKPHHLFADFLDYLYPASTRSVMAGGRDDLGEPVLEEGVIIGANVVLGQGVEVGRGTIIGANSVIGAGVTIGRNTTIAANCTIDCAHIGNDVVIHSGTRIGTEGFGWLDFGISNRKLPQLGRVLIQNKVEIGANSTVDRGALGDTMIGEGTKIDNLVQIGHNCRIGRNCLIAAMSGLSGSTVLGDGVLMGGGVGTSGHLSIGAGSVVHGRAAVTKDWPEGSKLAGAPAQDIGDFWRELATMRKLSKGVKRG from the coding sequence ATGGTCGATATTCGTTTCCATCGCTTCGCGGGCCCCGCCACAGTGGGCACCATCCTGACCGCGCTTGGGCGCGGCGACCTGCTGGCGGGCCTCACCGATCCCGACTTCGCTATAGCCGGTGTCACCGATCTGGACACGGCCGGACCTGGTGATCTCGTACTGGCGGCTCATGCCAGCTACGCCGAAGCATTGCGGGCAACGGCGGCGGGGCTGGTGATCGTGCTACCGGCGCTGCTGGAGTCCGTGCCGGAAGGCAGCCTGGCGCTGGTCAGCGACAAGCCGCATCACCTGTTTGCAGATTTTCTCGACTACCTCTATCCCGCCAGCACGCGCAGCGTGATGGCTGGCGGGCGAGACGACCTGGGCGAGCCTGTGCTCGAAGAAGGCGTGATCATCGGGGCCAATGTCGTGCTCGGGCAGGGCGTGGAAGTCGGCCGCGGCACCATTATCGGCGCCAATAGCGTGATCGGGGCCGGGGTGACCATCGGCCGGAACACCACGATTGCCGCCAATTGCACCATTGATTGTGCCCATATCGGCAATGACGTGGTGATCCATTCGGGCACCCGCATCGGCACCGAGGGCTTTGGCTGGCTCGATTTCGGCATTTCCAACCGCAAGCTGCCGCAGTTGGGCCGCGTGCTGATCCAGAATAAGGTCGAGATCGGCGCCAATTCGACGGTTGATCGCGGCGCCCTGGGCGACACGATGATCGGCGAAGGCACTAAGATCGACAACCTCGTGCAAATCGGCCACAACTGCCGGATCGGCCGCAATTGCCTGATCGCGGCGATGAGCGGCCTGTCGGGTTCGACGGTGCTCGGTGACGGCGTATTGATGGGCGGCGGGGTTGGCACGTCCGGCCATCTGAGCATCGGCGCCGGTTCGGTGGTGCACGGGCGGGCTGCGGTGACCAAGGACTGGCCGGAAGGCTCCAAACTGGCGGGCGCTCCCGCTCAGGATATCGGCGATTTCTGGCGAGAACTTGCCACCATGCGTAAACTATCCAAAGGGGTAAAGCGGGGATGA
- the fabZ gene encoding 3-hydroxyacyl-ACP dehydratase FabZ has translation MTESTELNAMSIAEILISLPHRYPFLMIDKIIRIDGDTSAVGVKNVTFNEPIFQGHFPGNPIFPGVLIIEGMAQTAGAIVIKHDSGTGKKNIVLMLGVDKAKFRKPAGPGDVIEFHIAKIQRRRNVGRYKAEAKVDGVVIAEAEITAMIVEASS, from the coding sequence ATGACCGAGAGCACCGAGCTCAATGCGATGAGCATTGCCGAGATCCTCATCAGCCTGCCGCATCGCTACCCGTTCCTGATGATCGACAAGATCATCCGGATCGACGGCGACACATCGGCGGTCGGGGTGAAGAATGTCACCTTCAACGAGCCCATCTTTCAGGGGCATTTCCCCGGCAATCCGATTTTCCCCGGCGTGCTGATCATCGAGGGCATGGCCCAGACGGCCGGCGCCATTGTGATCAAGCATGATTCCGGCACGGGCAAGAAAAACATCGTGCTGATGCTGGGCGTCGACAAGGCCAAGTTCCGCAAGCCGGCGGGACCGGGCGACGTCATCGAATTCCATATCGCCAAGATTCAGCGCCGGCGCAATGTCGGCCGCTACAAGGCGGAAGCCAAGGTTGACGGCGTTGTCATCGCGGAAGCTGAAATCACCGCGATGATCGTCGAGGCAAGTTCGTGA
- the lpxA gene encoding acyl-ACP--UDP-N-acetylglucosamine O-acyltransferase, whose amino-acid sequence MSTASVHPTSIVSAGAQLGAGVKIGPFCIVGEHVVLGDNVELVSHATIDGHTTVGAGTRIFPFASIGLEPQDLKYHGEASRLEIGTNCIIRESVTINPGTEGGGMLTRIGNDCLLMACAHVAHDSIIGNKVIMANYVGIAGHCQIGDNVIFGGSSVVHQFTRVGAHAFVGAHSMIDGDLIPFGMAVGNRAALTGLNLVGLKRRKFDREAIHRLRAAYRQIFSNEGTLRERVEDAADLFKDDALVQEVVAFIMAASDRPILTPRNGPAAE is encoded by the coding sequence GTGAGCACGGCATCGGTGCATCCGACGTCGATCGTCAGCGCCGGGGCCCAGCTGGGCGCGGGCGTCAAGATCGGCCCGTTCTGCATCGTGGGCGAGCATGTGGTGCTGGGCGACAATGTCGAGTTGGTGTCGCATGCCACGATTGACGGCCACACGACGGTGGGCGCGGGCACGCGCATCTTCCCCTTCGCCTCGATTGGCCTCGAGCCGCAGGACCTCAAATATCACGGCGAGGCGTCGCGCCTCGAAATCGGCACCAATTGCATTATCCGCGAGTCGGTGACGATCAACCCGGGGACCGAGGGCGGCGGCATGCTGACCCGGATCGGCAATGACTGCCTGCTGATGGCCTGCGCGCATGTGGCCCATGATTCGATCATCGGCAACAAGGTGATCATGGCCAATTATGTCGGTATCGCCGGCCACTGCCAGATCGGTGACAATGTCATCTTCGGTGGCAGCAGCGTGGTGCACCAGTTTACCCGCGTCGGGGCGCATGCCTTTGTCGGCGCGCATTCGATGATCGATGGCGACCTCATTCCCTTCGGCATGGCCGTGGGCAATCGGGCGGCGCTGACCGGGCTCAACCTGGTCGGCCTGAAGCGGCGCAAGTTCGATCGTGAGGCGATCCACCGCCTGCGCGCCGCCTATCGGCAGATCTTTTCCAATGAGGGCACGCTGCGCGAGCGGGTCGAGGATGCCGCCGATCTGTTCAAGGATGATGCGCTGGTGCAGGAGGTTGTCGCCTTCATCATGGCCGCGTCCGACCGGCCGATCCTGACCCCGCGCAACGGCCCAGCCGCTGAGTGA
- the lpxI gene encoding UDP-2,3-diacylglucosamine diphosphatase LpxI domain-containing protein (LpxI, functionally equivalent to LpxH, replaces it in LPS biosynthesis in a minority of bacteria.) produces MAKMAGRLTIFAGTGALVPHVVEAALAAGYKVQVLTLAPREAIAGVKMGSVDLDNPLGIIWSLKVFRTSHIIMAGGIDLPDKARAGLIRFANGNAAPGEGVAETPIGDAALAALAKVLKKMAGADLVGVHELSPDLLAGEGVLAGPGFDDAPAAAFALETARAIGALDIGQAAVVSGRRIIAVEDIGGTDALIDRVGALRARGSTGTGSAPLILAKARQPQQSGFVDLPSIGPQTVERCAAAGIAVIAVEAGQSLVLQRAALVEAAARLGISVIGMRLDHD; encoded by the coding sequence ATGGCCAAGATGGCGGGCCGGCTGACGATCTTTGCCGGCACCGGTGCGCTGGTGCCGCATGTGGTCGAGGCGGCCCTGGCGGCGGGCTACAAGGTGCAGGTGCTGACCCTGGCGCCGCGCGAGGCTATTGCCGGCGTCAAGATGGGCAGCGTCGATCTCGATAATCCGCTGGGCATCATCTGGTCGCTCAAGGTGTTTCGCACCAGCCATATCATCATGGCAGGCGGCATTGACCTGCCCGACAAGGCACGGGCCGGGCTGATCCGCTTTGCCAATGGCAATGCGGCGCCGGGCGAGGGCGTGGCCGAGACGCCGATCGGCGACGCCGCGCTGGCAGCATTGGCCAAGGTGCTCAAGAAGATGGCCGGGGCCGACCTCGTGGGCGTGCACGAGCTGTCGCCCGATCTGCTGGCCGGCGAGGGCGTCCTTGCCGGACCTGGTTTTGACGATGCCCCCGCCGCCGCCTTTGCGCTTGAAACGGCGCGGGCCATCGGGGCGCTCGATATCGGGCAGGCGGCGGTCGTCTCGGGGCGGCGGATCATTGCCGTCGAAGATATCGGTGGCACCGATGCGCTGATCGACCGGGTGGGGGCGCTGCGGGCGCGGGGTTCGACCGGCACCGGGTCGGCGCCGCTGATCCTGGCCAAGGCAAGGCAGCCGCAGCAATCGGGCTTTGTCGATCTGCCTTCGATCGGGCCGCAAACCGTCGAGCGCTGCGCCGCTGCCGGGATTGCGGTAATTGCCGTCGAGGCCGGGCAGAGCCTGGTGCTGCAGCGGGCAGCCCTGGTGGAAGCCGCGGCAAGGCTTGGCATTTCCGTCATCGGCATGAGGCTTGACCATGACTAG
- a CDS encoding lipid-A-disaccharide synthase, producing MTSPLKLFILAGEPSGDRIAADLVARLRQRVTLSLSGVGGDELAAQGLASLYPMGDLSVMGISDVLKRLPLLLWRVEQTARAIRAGRPDIVVLVDAQDFSKLVAKRLKGLGHVGPVILYGAPTVWARAPERAAKLTPLFDEVLAVLPFEPAVMAKLNGPPTSYVGHPALAEVLERMAPVERGPLILLPGSRDGELRRHLPLFREVVAALADHPAINGVVIPTLPALAERIEATVADWPVKVSVVSARADRRALYGKAVVALSVAGTATLELALARLPMVVSYVMDSHQARVFDKIGRPVVSLPNIILGRPQVTELVQSQPDAKAMVASLLDLLDNKKARQDQIAAFGELAQLMESGTADAPRQDPADRVLSHWTGV from the coding sequence ATGACTAGCCCGCTCAAGCTCTTCATCCTGGCCGGCGAGCCCTCGGGCGACCGGATTGCGGCAGACCTCGTGGCGCGGCTGCGGCAGCGCGTGACCCTGAGCCTTAGCGGCGTGGGTGGCGACGAGCTGGCCGCCCAAGGCCTGGCCTCGCTCTATCCGATGGGCGATCTGTCGGTCATGGGCATCAGCGATGTGCTCAAGCGCCTGCCGCTGCTGCTGTGGCGGGTGGAGCAGACGGCAAGGGCCATCCGCGCCGGGCGGCCCGATATTGTGGTCCTGGTGGACGCGCAGGATTTTTCCAAGCTGGTCGCCAAGCGCCTCAAGGGGCTGGGCCATGTGGGACCGGTCATTCTCTATGGCGCGCCAACCGTCTGGGCGCGGGCGCCCGAGCGGGCCGCCAAGCTCACGCCGCTGTTTGACGAGGTGTTGGCGGTGCTGCCCTTCGAGCCGGCCGTGATGGCAAAGCTGAACGGGCCGCCGACCTCCTATGTCGGCCATCCGGCACTGGCCGAGGTGCTGGAACGCATGGCGCCGGTCGAGCGCGGCCCCTTGATCCTCTTGCCCGGCAGCCGGGATGGCGAGCTGCGGCGGCATCTGCCGCTGTTCAGAGAAGTCGTCGCCGCGCTGGCAGACCATCCAGCCATCAATGGCGTCGTCATTCCCACCTTGCCGGCTTTGGCCGAGCGCATCGAGGCCACGGTTGCGGACTGGCCGGTAAAGGTCAGCGTGGTGTCGGCGCGGGCCGATCGGCGGGCACTCTATGGCAAGGCCGTAGTGGCCCTGTCGGTGGCGGGCACGGCGACGCTGGAGCTGGCTTTAGCGCGGCTACCCATGGTGGTCAGCTATGTGATGGACAGCCATCAGGCGCGGGTGTTCGACAAGATCGGGCGGCCGGTGGTGTCACTGCCCAATATCATCCTGGGCCGACCCCAGGTCACCGAACTGGTGCAATCGCAGCCCGACGCCAAGGCCATGGTAGCCAGCCTGCTCGACCTGCTCGATAACAAAAAAGCCCGCCAGGACCAGATTGCGGCCTTTGGCGAGCTTGCGCAGTTGATGGAGAGCGGCACGGCAGATGCGCCGCGCCAGGACCCGGCTGACCGGGTCCTGAGCCACTGGACGGGCGTTTAG